The following proteins are co-located in the Candidatus Palauibacter australiensis genome:
- a CDS encoding FAD-binding oxidoreductase, with the protein MTRSRGNANDDAYGDGNGHARFVIIGAGIHGLSTAWHLASELRAAGRGEGRDILIIDKTGIGAGASGIACGVIRNNYFQPAMRELMAHSVAVWESDPAGFSYHPVGYLQISHEAMREDVASIHEQQRAIGYDSTFIEGARASHAYMRRIFDDWQARGITSVLHEHRGGYANNMASLGGLWAKAAAEGVRLLTGVVHEGFERDASGAVTAVVTDRGSIACERVVVATGPWVQRQWAMLDLPAVTQIRVPNGALRDGTLRGGALRDVPTWSYWALQEGTLDVDPGTLTDNEGRLPPVVHVDTDEPLRDERGLVSEGPWGIYYKPDFHFGGVQGGAMPFKIDKPGSEVAVDPYGPLSPDFVVGEGFYRLWTAALAFCQERFEGRNHLMKKEPSGGIGSFTPDSFPVFDTFADNVYFIADSNHGYKMIGVGALVAKELMGRPQALLEPFRYARFAAGRLHPTSHSPFPWS; encoded by the coding sequence ATGACACGTTCCCGCGGGAACGCGAACGACGACGCGTACGGCGATGGCAACGGGCACGCGAGGTTCGTGATCATCGGTGCGGGGATCCACGGCCTCTCCACGGCCTGGCACCTGGCTTCCGAACTCCGGGCGGCCGGACGCGGCGAGGGCCGCGACATCCTGATCATCGACAAGACCGGGATCGGAGCGGGGGCGTCGGGCATCGCGTGCGGCGTCATCCGCAACAACTACTTCCAGCCCGCCATGCGCGAACTGATGGCCCACTCCGTGGCGGTCTGGGAGAGCGATCCCGCGGGGTTCTCGTATCACCCGGTCGGCTATCTCCAGATCAGCCACGAGGCGATGCGGGAGGACGTCGCTTCGATCCACGAGCAGCAGCGGGCCATCGGCTACGACTCGACGTTCATCGAGGGCGCGCGGGCGTCGCACGCCTACATGCGCCGCATCTTCGACGACTGGCAGGCACGCGGCATCACCAGCGTGCTGCACGAGCACCGCGGCGGGTACGCGAACAACATGGCCTCCCTCGGGGGACTGTGGGCGAAGGCCGCCGCCGAGGGCGTCCGCCTCCTCACCGGCGTCGTTCACGAGGGGTTCGAAAGGGACGCCTCGGGCGCGGTCACCGCCGTGGTCACCGACCGGGGCTCCATCGCCTGCGAGCGCGTCGTGGTGGCCACCGGCCCGTGGGTCCAGCGGCAGTGGGCGATGCTCGACCTCCCCGCTGTCACCCAGATTCGGGTTCCGAATGGCGCCCTGCGCGACGGCACCCTGCGCGGCGGCGCCCTGCGCGACGTGCCGACTTGGAGCTACTGGGCGCTCCAGGAGGGCACGCTGGACGTCGATCCCGGAACCCTCACCGACAATGAGGGCCGTCTGCCGCCGGTCGTGCACGTCGACACCGACGAGCCGCTCCGCGACGAGCGCGGGCTCGTGAGCGAAGGCCCGTGGGGCATCTACTACAAGCCGGATTTCCACTTTGGCGGCGTGCAGGGCGGCGCGATGCCCTTCAAGATCGACAAACCCGGCTCCGAGGTGGCCGTCGACCCCTACGGGCCGCTCTCCCCCGACTTCGTCGTCGGCGAGGGCTTCTACCGCCTCTGGACCGCCGCGCTCGCCTTCTGCCAGGAGCGGTTCGAGGGCCGGAACCATCTCATGAAGAAGGAGCCATCGGGCGGCATCGGCAGCTTCACGCCGGACAGCTTCCCCGTGTTCGACACCTTCGCAGACAACGTCTACTTCATCGCCGATTCCAATCACGGCTACAAGATGATCGGCGTCGGCGCGCTCGTCGCGAAGGAACTCATGGGCCGGCCGCAGGCGTT